A genomic window from Anguilla rostrata isolate EN2019 chromosome 14, ASM1855537v3, whole genome shotgun sequence includes:
- the LOC135239037 gene encoding uncharacterized protein LOC135239037 isoform X14, which translates to MEGDGPPPAGLAGLSAQDVWMCLDMRMLEEELDSILRSTEEASGDPRGSRRAGQVSGGRDSARAGPPAPPSETGDRQAPPDTPAEIRTPGTDVSSADELDSARWSAQELSWMLNPLSHQQLSPDPPAQGADRGTLPPKSAPEQGLGSTANQECNWPGPDEEGFGTQIQEVVGHAWEPKGYTGTDWQLGELREATDDDRLEAGAERPAGDASTAEITVTAASTVTAGTGPVSVETRSEDSTDGSVYSCCVRQTYEGTQPHGAGGTAAPPGGSEAESSYSHGPGATKEEEQRPHPSLNFPTGIWALHSAPQEGGEGHWREVASLGQEEVEEEEEKEALASLRLCPVTEIQKEMEQTWPTESQEEELKRLLEELEEFSHLNERFRQPARLEQLEQPERSVESKQLEQPEWPAESEQLEQPEWPVELEEIEESEQVQQPEQLEQLEEFEQAVQSEQLEQTVQSWQYELAVQLEQLEQTVQFEQSEKTVQSEQLDQTVQFEQLEQTVQSEQTVQSWQYELALQLEQLEQIVQPEPLEQTVQSWQYKLAVQLEQLEHTVQLEQTVQSEQLEQTVQSEKLEQTVQSEKLEQTVQSEQLDQTVQLEELEQTVQSEQLEQTVQSEQLEQTVQSEKLEQTVQSEQLEQTVQSEQLEQTVQSEKLEQTVQLEQLEQTVQSEKLEQTVQSEKLEQTVQSEQTLQPEQLEQTVQLEELEKTVQLEQTVQLEDLEKTVQLEQTVQLEQLEQTVQFQHLEQAVQSEQLKQTVQLEQTVQVEQLEQTVQSEQLEQTVQVEQLEQTVQPERLEQTVQPERLEQTVQVEQLEQTVQPEQLEQTVQPERLEQTVQPEQLEQTVQPERLEQTVQVEQLEQTVQPERLEQTVQVEQLEQTVQVERLEQTVQVEQLEQTVQVERLVQTVQVEQLEQTVQVERLVQTVQVERLEQTVQVEPEEQSSEQGVHRRGNSGQREQTQQPLQPEQTQQPLQPEQTQQPLQPEQTQQTCPTDPAQACPPQVKENGVGVDREGARRLAERLHKLQDVRRTEVVAHMDKDNEFSRAVGQEYLKLFDFTGQTLEQALRSFLKVVVLIGESQERERVLQHFAERFHDCNPDGFSSSGAVLTLTCALMLLNTDLHGQNVGKPMSLSSFVSNLEGMNDGENFHREMLKVLYSSIKSEALQWAIDEEELKAAALLPGDAKADAPAGSRINPFQDVQHDEAAPVFKEGFLTRKAHADVDGKRTPWGKRGWKTFYAVLKGLVLYLMKDQNGGDWRSAEEVVSVHHSLAEPVRSYTKRPHVFRLQTADWRVYLLQAASAEQVSSWLSRVNLVSALYSSPPFPAAVGSQRRFSRPILPAKASPLTLEQKLQSHSRMLESFSEDLRLLQEELPNGRRAKPRELEEQRLREEYLQHEKTRYEVYLQVLEVWQALGGEVGGPVGADELELFDREVRTDTGEEQPEAVLKKSYSSPSLVQAMAPPTEVKVKRNISERRSHRKVIVPRRSKDV; encoded by the exons ATGGAGGGGGACGGGCCGCCCCCGGCGGGGCTGGCCGGACTCTCGGCGCAGGACGTGTGGATGTGCCTGGACATGCgcatgctggaggaggagctggactccATTTTGCGGAGCACGGAGGAGGCCAGCGGCGACCCCCGCGGGTCGCGGCGGGCGGGACAGGTTTCCGGGGGACGCGACTCCGCCCGGGCGggtccccctgcccctccctccgaGACGGGCGACCGGCAGGCGCCCCCCGACACCCCCGCGGAGATCCGCACCCCCGGCACGGACGTCAGCTCGGCTGACGAGCTGGACTCGGCCCGGTGGAGCGCTCAGGAGCTCAGCTGGATGCTCAACCCCCTGTCCCATCAGCAGCTCTCTCCGGACCCCCCAGCCCAGGGCGCAGACCGGGGAACACTGCCCCCAAAGAGCGCCCCCGAGCAGGGCCTGGGGAGCACGGCAAATCAG GAATGCAATTGGCCCGGCCCAGATGAGGAGGGGTTTGGGACACAGATACAGGAAGTGGTGGGACACGCATGGGAACCAAAAGGGTACACAG GAACGGATTGGCAGCTGGGCGAATTACGCGAGGCCACAGATGATGACAGGCTGGAGGCGGGGGCTGAGCGGCCGGCTGGGGACGCATCGACCGCCGAGATCACCGTGACCGCGGCGTCCACGGTAACCGCGGGGACCGGACCCGTGTCTGTGGAGACGCGCTCCGAGGACAGCACCGACGGCTCCGTGTACTCATGCTGTGTGCGTCAGACTTACGAGGGGACGCAACCCCACGGAGCAGGGGGGACTgcggcgccccctggtggctcgGAGGCAGAGAGCAGTTATAGCCATGGTCCTGGTGCCACGAaggaagaggaacagagacCGCACCCCTCCTTAAACTTCCCCACTGGGATCTGGGCCCTGCACTCTGCCCctcaggagggaggagagggtcACTGGAGGGAAGTGGCCAGTCTGGGGCAGGAGGaagtagaggaggaggaggagaaggaggcgcTAGCCAGTCTGCGTTTGTGTCCTGTGACCGAGATCCAGAAAGAAAT GGAGCAGACGTGGCCCACGGAGAGTCAGGAGGAAGAGCTGAAGAGACTCCTCGAGGAGCTGGAAGAGTTCAGCCACCTGAATGAGCGGTTCAGGCAACCGGCACGCTTAGAGCAGCTAGAGCAGCCAGAGCGGTCTGTAGAATCAaagcagctggagcagccagaGTGGCCTGCAGAATcagagcagctggagcagccagaGTGGCCTGTAGAATTAGAAGAGATCGAAGAGTCAGAGCAGGTACAGCAGCCAGAGCAGttggagcagctggaggagtttgagcaggctgtgcagtcagagcagttagagcagactgtgcagtcaTGGCAGTATGAGCTGGCTGTGCAGTTAGAGCAGTTAGAGCAGACTGTGCAATTTGAGCAGTCAGAGAAGACTGTGCAGTCAGAGCAGTTGGATCAGACTGTGCAGTTTGAGCAGTTAGAGCAGACTGTGCAGTCGgagcagactgtgcagtcaTGGCAGTATGAGCTGGCTCTGCAGTTAGAGCAGTTAGAGCAGATTGTGCAGCCAGAGCCGTTAgagcagactgtgcagtcaTGGCAGTATAAGCTGGCTGTGCAGTTGGAGCAGTTAGAGCACACTGTGCAGTTGgagcagactgtgcagtcagagcagttggagcagactgtgcagtcaGAGAAGTTGgagcagactgtgcagtcaGAGAAGTTGgagcagactgtgcagtcaGAGCAGTTGGATCAGACTGTGCAGTTAGAGGAGTTGgagcagactgtgcagtcagagcagttggagcagactgtgcagtcagagcagttggagcagactgtgcagtcaGAGAAGTTGgagcagactgtgcagtcagagcagttggagcagactgtgcagtcagagcagttggagcagactgtgcagtcaGAGAAGTTGGAGCAGACTGTGCAGTTAGAGCAGTTGgagcagactgtgcagtcaGAGAAGTTGgagcagactgtgcagtcaGAGAAGTTGgagcagactgtgcagtcaGAGCAGACTTTGcagccagagcagttagagcaGACTGTGCAGTTAGAGGAGTTGGAGAAAACTGTGCAGTTAGAGCAGACTGTGCAGTTAGAGGATTTGGAGAAAACTGTGCAGTTAGAGCAGACTGTGCAGTTAGAACAGTTAGAGCAGACTGTGCAATTTCAGCACTTAGAACAGGCTGTGCAGTCAGAACAGTTAAAGCAGACTGTACAGTTGGAGCAGACTGTGCAGGTAGAGCAGTTGGAGCAGACTGTGCAGTCGGAGCAGTTGGAGCAGACTGTGCAGGTGGAGCA GTTAGAGCAGACTGTGCAGccggagaggttagagcagactgtgcagccggagaggttagagcagacTGTGCAGGTGGAGCAGTTGGAGCAGACTGTGCAGCCGGAGCAGTTAGAGCAGACTGTGCAGccggagaggttagagcagactgtgcagccagagcagttagagcagactgtgcagccggagaggttagagcagactgtgcaggtggagcagttggagcagactgtgcagccggagaggttagagcagactgtgcaggtggagcagttggagcagactgtgcaggtggagaggttagagcagacTGTGCAGGTGGAGCAGTTGGAGCAGACTGTGCAGGTGGAGAGGTTAGTGCAGACTGTGCAGGTGGAGCAGTTGGAGCAGACTGTGCAGGTGGAGAGGTTAGTGCAGACTGTGCAGgtggagaggttagagcagacTGTGCAGGTGGAGCCCGAAGAACAATCCAGTGAGCAGGGTGTGCACAGAAGAGGAAACtcgggacagagagagcagacgCAGCAGCCCTTGCAGCCGGAGCAGACGCAGCAGCCCTTGCAGCCGGAGCAGACCCAGCAGCCCTTGCAGCCGGAGCAGACGCAGCAGACGTGCCCCACAGACCCGGCGCAGGCGTGCCCCCCCCAGGTTAAGGAAAATGGCGTCGGGGTGGACAGGGAAGGGGCGCGCAGGCTGGCCGAGAGACTGCACAAGCTGCAGGACGTCCGGCGCACGGAAGTGGTCGCTCACATGGACAAAGA TAACGAGTTCAGCCGAGCTGTGGGGCAGGAGTACCTGAAGCTCTTCGACTTCACCGGGCAGACTCTGGAGCAAGCCCTGAG GTCCTTTCTGAAAGTGGTGGTGCTGATTGGAGAGtcgcaggagagggagagggtgctTCAGCATTTCGCCGAGCGGTTCCACGACTGCAACCCGGACGGCTTCTCCTCCTCAG GGGCAGTTCTCACGCTCACCTGCGCATTGATGCTCCTGAATACTGACCTGCACGGACAG AATGTAGGCAAGCCCATGTCCCTGTCCAGCTTCGTGTCCAACCTGGAAGGCATGAATGACGGAGAGAACTTCCACAGGGAGATGCTGAAG GTCCTGTACAGCTCCATTAAGAGTGAAGCGCTCCAGTGGGCCAT TGACGAGGAGGAACTGAAGGCCGCCGCCTTGTTGCCGGGGGACGCGAAGGCGGACGCGCCGGCGGGCTCCAGGATCAACCCCTTCCAGGACGTCCAGCACGACGAGGCGGCCCCCGTCTTTAAGGAGGGGTTCCTGACGCGCAAGGCGCACGCCGACGTCGACGGGAAGCGAA ctcccTGGGGGAAGCGTGGCTGGAAGACCTTTTATGCTGTGCTTAAAGGCCTGGTTTTGTACCTGATGAAG GATCAGAACGGTGGGGACTGGCGGAGCGCGGAGGAGGTGGTGAGCGTGCACCACTCCCTGGCCGAGCCGGTGCGCAGCTACACCAAGCGCCCGCACGTCTTCCGCCTGCAGACCGCCGACTGGAGGGTCTACCTGCTGCAGgccgc cTCGGCGGAGCAGGTGAGCTCCTGGCTGAGCCGGGTGAATCTGGTCTCTGCGCTgtactcctctcctcctttccctgcTGCTGTGGGCTCCCAGAGGAGGTTCAGCCGGCCCATCCTGCCAGCCAAGGCCTCCCCACTCACTCTG GAGCAGAAGCTGCAGTCGCACTCGCGCATGCTGGAGTCCTTCTCTGAGGACCTGCGCCTCCTGCAAGAGGAGCTACCCAACGGCCGGCGGGCCAAGCCTcgagagctggaggagcagcgaCTGAGGGAGGAGTACCTGCAGcacgag AAGACGCGCTATGAGGTGTACCTGCAGGTGCTGGAGGTGTGGCAGGCcctggggggagaggtgggcgGTCCGGTGGGGGCGGACGAGCTCGAGCTCTTTGACAGGGAAGTGCGGACCGACACGGGGGAGGAGCAGCCGGAGGCGGTGCTAAAGAAGTCCTACTCCAGCCCGTCCCTCGTCCAGGCCATGGCTCCGCCCACCGAGGTGAAGGTCAAGCGCAACATCTCGGAGCGGCGCTCCCACCGCAAGGTCATCGTTCCGAGGCGCAGCAAGGACGTGTGA
- the LOC135239037 gene encoding uncharacterized protein LOC135239037 isoform X15, which yields MEGDGPPPAGLAGLSAQDVWMCLDMRMLEEELDSILRSTEEASGDPRGSRRAGQVSGGRDSARAGPPAPPSETGDRQAPPDTPAEIRTPGTDVSSADELDSARWSAQELSWMLNPLSHQQLSPDPPAQGADRGTLPPKSAPEQGLGSTANQECNWPGPDEEGFGTQIQEVVGHAWEPKGYTGTDWQLGELREATDDDRLEAGAERPAGDASTAEITVTAASTVTAGTGPVSVETRSEDSTDGSVYSCCVRQTYEGTQPHGAGGTAAPPGGSEAESSYSHGPGATKEEEQRPHPSLNFPTGIWALHSAPQEGGEGHWREVASLGQEEVEEEEEKEALASLRLCPVTEIQKEMEQTWPTESQEEELKRLLEELEEFSHLNERFRQPARLEQLEQPERSVESKQLEQPEWPAESEQLEQPEWPVELEEIEESEQVQQPEQLEQLEEFEQAVQSEQLEQTVQSWQYELAVQLEQLEQTVQFEQSEKTVQSEQLDQTVQFEQLEQTVQSEQTVQSWQYELALQLEQLEQIVQPEPLEQTVQSWQYKLAVQLEQLEHTVQLEQTVQSEQLEQTVQSEKLEQTVQSEKLEQTVQSEQLDQTVQLEELEQTVQSEQLEQTVQSEQLEQTVQSEKLEQTVQSEQLEQTVQSEQLEQTVQSEKLEQTVQLEQLEQTVQSEKLEQTVQSEKLEQTVQSEQTLQPEQLEQTVQLEELEKTVQLEQTVQLEDLEKTVQLEQTVQLEQLEQTVQFQHLEQAVQSEQLKQTVQLEQTVQVEQLEQTVQSEQLEQTVQVEQLEQTVQPERLEQTVQVEQLEQTVQPEQLEQTVQPERLEQTVQPEQLEQTVQPERLEQTVQVEQLEQTVQPERLEQTVQVEQLEQTVQVERLEQTVQVEQLEQTVQVERLVQTVQVEQLEQTVQVERLVQTVQVERLEQTVQVEPEEQSSEQGVHRRGNSGQREQTQQPLQPEQTQQPLQPEQTQQPLQPEQTQQTCPTDPAQACPPQVKENGVGVDREGARRLAERLHKLQDVRRTEVVAHMDKDNEFSRAVGQEYLKLFDFTGQTLEQALRSFLKVVVLIGESQERERVLQHFAERFHDCNPDGFSSSGAVLTLTCALMLLNTDLHGQNVGKPMSLSSFVSNLEGMNDGENFHREMLKVLYSSIKSEALQWAIDEEELKAAALLPGDAKADAPAGSRINPFQDVQHDEAAPVFKEGFLTRKAHADVDGKRTPWGKRGWKTFYAVLKGLVLYLMKDQNGGDWRSAEEVVSVHHSLAEPVRSYTKRPHVFRLQTADWRVYLLQAASAEQVSSWLSRVNLVSALYSSPPFPAAVGSQRRFSRPILPAKASPLTLEQKLQSHSRMLESFSEDLRLLQEELPNGRRAKPRELEEQRLREEYLQHEKTRYEVYLQVLEVWQALGGEVGGPVGADELELFDREVRTDTGEEQPEAVLKKSYSSPSLVQAMAPPTEVKVKRNISERRSHRKVIVPRRSKDV from the exons ATGGAGGGGGACGGGCCGCCCCCGGCGGGGCTGGCCGGACTCTCGGCGCAGGACGTGTGGATGTGCCTGGACATGCgcatgctggaggaggagctggactccATTTTGCGGAGCACGGAGGAGGCCAGCGGCGACCCCCGCGGGTCGCGGCGGGCGGGACAGGTTTCCGGGGGACGCGACTCCGCCCGGGCGggtccccctgcccctccctccgaGACGGGCGACCGGCAGGCGCCCCCCGACACCCCCGCGGAGATCCGCACCCCCGGCACGGACGTCAGCTCGGCTGACGAGCTGGACTCGGCCCGGTGGAGCGCTCAGGAGCTCAGCTGGATGCTCAACCCCCTGTCCCATCAGCAGCTCTCTCCGGACCCCCCAGCCCAGGGCGCAGACCGGGGAACACTGCCCCCAAAGAGCGCCCCCGAGCAGGGCCTGGGGAGCACGGCAAATCAG GAATGCAATTGGCCCGGCCCAGATGAGGAGGGGTTTGGGACACAGATACAGGAAGTGGTGGGACACGCATGGGAACCAAAAGGGTACACAG GAACGGATTGGCAGCTGGGCGAATTACGCGAGGCCACAGATGATGACAGGCTGGAGGCGGGGGCTGAGCGGCCGGCTGGGGACGCATCGACCGCCGAGATCACCGTGACCGCGGCGTCCACGGTAACCGCGGGGACCGGACCCGTGTCTGTGGAGACGCGCTCCGAGGACAGCACCGACGGCTCCGTGTACTCATGCTGTGTGCGTCAGACTTACGAGGGGACGCAACCCCACGGAGCAGGGGGGACTgcggcgccccctggtggctcgGAGGCAGAGAGCAGTTATAGCCATGGTCCTGGTGCCACGAaggaagaggaacagagacCGCACCCCTCCTTAAACTTCCCCACTGGGATCTGGGCCCTGCACTCTGCCCctcaggagggaggagagggtcACTGGAGGGAAGTGGCCAGTCTGGGGCAGGAGGaagtagaggaggaggaggagaaggaggcgcTAGCCAGTCTGCGTTTGTGTCCTGTGACCGAGATCCAGAAAGAAAT GGAGCAGACGTGGCCCACGGAGAGTCAGGAGGAAGAGCTGAAGAGACTCCTCGAGGAGCTGGAAGAGTTCAGCCACCTGAATGAGCGGTTCAGGCAACCGGCACGCTTAGAGCAGCTAGAGCAGCCAGAGCGGTCTGTAGAATCAaagcagctggagcagccagaGTGGCCTGCAGAATcagagcagctggagcagccagaGTGGCCTGTAGAATTAGAAGAGATCGAAGAGTCAGAGCAGGTACAGCAGCCAGAGCAGttggagcagctggaggagtttgagcaggctgtgcagtcagagcagttagagcagactgtgcagtcaTGGCAGTATGAGCTGGCTGTGCAGTTAGAGCAGTTAGAGCAGACTGTGCAATTTGAGCAGTCAGAGAAGACTGTGCAGTCAGAGCAGTTGGATCAGACTGTGCAGTTTGAGCAGTTAGAGCAGACTGTGCAGTCGgagcagactgtgcagtcaTGGCAGTATGAGCTGGCTCTGCAGTTAGAGCAGTTAGAGCAGATTGTGCAGCCAGAGCCGTTAgagcagactgtgcagtcaTGGCAGTATAAGCTGGCTGTGCAGTTGGAGCAGTTAGAGCACACTGTGCAGTTGgagcagactgtgcagtcagagcagttggagcagactgtgcagtcaGAGAAGTTGgagcagactgtgcagtcaGAGAAGTTGgagcagactgtgcagtcaGAGCAGTTGGATCAGACTGTGCAGTTAGAGGAGTTGgagcagactgtgcagtcagagcagttggagcagactgtgcagtcagagcagttggagcagactgtgcagtcaGAGAAGTTGgagcagactgtgcagtcagagcagttggagcagactgtgcagtcagagcagttggagcagactgtgcagtcaGAGAAGTTGGAGCAGACTGTGCAGTTAGAGCAGTTGgagcagactgtgcagtcaGAGAAGTTGgagcagactgtgcagtcaGAGAAGTTGgagcagactgtgcagtcaGAGCAGACTTTGcagccagagcagttagagcaGACTGTGCAGTTAGAGGAGTTGGAGAAAACTGTGCAGTTAGAGCAGACTGTGCAGTTAGAGGATTTGGAGAAAACTGTGCAGTTAGAGCAGACTGTGCAGTTAGAACAGTTAGAGCAGACTGTGCAATTTCAGCACTTAGAACAGGCTGTGCAGTCAGAACAGTTAAAGCAGACTGTACAGTTGGAGCAGACTGTGCAGGTAGAGCAGTTGGAGCAGACTGTGCAGTCGGAGCAGTTGGAGCAGACTGTGCAGGTGGAGCA gttagagcagactgtgcagccggagaggttagagcagacTGTGCAGGTGGAGCAGTTGGAGCAGACTGTGCAGCCGGAGCAGTTAGAGCAGACTGTGCAGccggagaggttagagcagactgtgcagccagagcagttagagcagactgtgcagccggagaggttagagcagactgtgcaggtggagcagttggagcagactgtgcagccggagaggttagagcagactgtgcaggtggagcagttggagcagactgtgcaggtggagaggttagagcagacTGTGCAGGTGGAGCAGTTGGAGCAGACTGTGCAGGTGGAGAGGTTAGTGCAGACTGTGCAGGTGGAGCAGTTGGAGCAGACTGTGCAGGTGGAGAGGTTAGTGCAGACTGTGCAGgtggagaggttagagcagacTGTGCAGGTGGAGCCCGAAGAACAATCCAGTGAGCAGGGTGTGCACAGAAGAGGAAACtcgggacagagagagcagacgCAGCAGCCCTTGCAGCCGGAGCAGACGCAGCAGCCCTTGCAGCCGGAGCAGACCCAGCAGCCCTTGCAGCCGGAGCAGACGCAGCAGACGTGCCCCACAGACCCGGCGCAGGCGTGCCCCCCCCAGGTTAAGGAAAATGGCGTCGGGGTGGACAGGGAAGGGGCGCGCAGGCTGGCCGAGAGACTGCACAAGCTGCAGGACGTCCGGCGCACGGAAGTGGTCGCTCACATGGACAAAGA TAACGAGTTCAGCCGAGCTGTGGGGCAGGAGTACCTGAAGCTCTTCGACTTCACCGGGCAGACTCTGGAGCAAGCCCTGAG GTCCTTTCTGAAAGTGGTGGTGCTGATTGGAGAGtcgcaggagagggagagggtgctTCAGCATTTCGCCGAGCGGTTCCACGACTGCAACCCGGACGGCTTCTCCTCCTCAG GGGCAGTTCTCACGCTCACCTGCGCATTGATGCTCCTGAATACTGACCTGCACGGACAG AATGTAGGCAAGCCCATGTCCCTGTCCAGCTTCGTGTCCAACCTGGAAGGCATGAATGACGGAGAGAACTTCCACAGGGAGATGCTGAAG GTCCTGTACAGCTCCATTAAGAGTGAAGCGCTCCAGTGGGCCAT TGACGAGGAGGAACTGAAGGCCGCCGCCTTGTTGCCGGGGGACGCGAAGGCGGACGCGCCGGCGGGCTCCAGGATCAACCCCTTCCAGGACGTCCAGCACGACGAGGCGGCCCCCGTCTTTAAGGAGGGGTTCCTGACGCGCAAGGCGCACGCCGACGTCGACGGGAAGCGAA ctcccTGGGGGAAGCGTGGCTGGAAGACCTTTTATGCTGTGCTTAAAGGCCTGGTTTTGTACCTGATGAAG GATCAGAACGGTGGGGACTGGCGGAGCGCGGAGGAGGTGGTGAGCGTGCACCACTCCCTGGCCGAGCCGGTGCGCAGCTACACCAAGCGCCCGCACGTCTTCCGCCTGCAGACCGCCGACTGGAGGGTCTACCTGCTGCAGgccgc cTCGGCGGAGCAGGTGAGCTCCTGGCTGAGCCGGGTGAATCTGGTCTCTGCGCTgtactcctctcctcctttccctgcTGCTGTGGGCTCCCAGAGGAGGTTCAGCCGGCCCATCCTGCCAGCCAAGGCCTCCCCACTCACTCTG GAGCAGAAGCTGCAGTCGCACTCGCGCATGCTGGAGTCCTTCTCTGAGGACCTGCGCCTCCTGCAAGAGGAGCTACCCAACGGCCGGCGGGCCAAGCCTcgagagctggaggagcagcgaCTGAGGGAGGAGTACCTGCAGcacgag AAGACGCGCTATGAGGTGTACCTGCAGGTGCTGGAGGTGTGGCAGGCcctggggggagaggtgggcgGTCCGGTGGGGGCGGACGAGCTCGAGCTCTTTGACAGGGAAGTGCGGACCGACACGGGGGAGGAGCAGCCGGAGGCGGTGCTAAAGAAGTCCTACTCCAGCCCGTCCCTCGTCCAGGCCATGGCTCCGCCCACCGAGGTGAAGGTCAAGCGCAACATCTCGGAGCGGCGCTCCCACCGCAAGGTCATCGTTCCGAGGCGCAGCAAGGACGTGTGA